The proteins below come from a single Elgaria multicarinata webbii isolate HBS135686 ecotype San Diego chromosome 11, rElgMul1.1.pri, whole genome shotgun sequence genomic window:
- the SOST gene encoding sclerostin, with protein sequence MQTSRAVCSLCLVVFFFPIVLPSGRGWQVLKNDATELVPDFPENTEVPEEQVLVQNDTDTLNNRAQQPGERHPQVSLNRMEPLEFSCREVYSTRYIANGPCRSIKPIRELVCSGQCLPSHLLPNSIGKGKWWRQNALDYRCIPAHSRSQRVQLACPGEDLRTLKVRTVTACKCKRYTRYHNRSQLKDFSKETARPQKNKKARFSRARGSKANQPELENSY encoded by the exons ATGCAGACCTCCCGGGCTGTTTGCTCTCTCTGcctcgtcgtcttcttcttcccgATCGTCCTGCCCTCCGGACGCGGCTGGCAAGTGCTCAAGAACGACGCCACGGAGCTCGTGCCGGACTTTCCGGAGAATACCGAGGTGCCCGAGGAGCAGGTCTTGGTCCAGAACGACACCGACACCCTGAACAACCGGGCGCAACAGCCAGGGGAGAGGCACCCCCAGGTCTCCCTGAACAGGATGG AACCACTGGAGTTCAGCTGCCGGGAAGTGTATTCCACTCGTTACATCGCCAATGGTCCGTGCCGCAGCATCAAGCCGATCCGGGAGCTGGTGTGTTCCGGGCAGTGCCTCCCGTCCCACCTCCTTCCCAACTCGATCGGCAAAGGGAAATGGTGGCGGCAGAACGCTCTGGATTATCGCTGCATCCCCGCCCACAGCCGCTCCCAGCGCGTCCAGCTCGCCTGCCCTGGCGAGGACCTTCGGACTCTCAAGGTCAGGACCGTCAcggcttgcaaatgcaaacgGTACACCCGCTACCACAACCGTTCGCAGCTCAAAGACTTCAGCAAAGAGACTGCCCGGCCTCAGAAGAACAAAAAGGCGCGCTTCTCCAGAGCCAGGGGTAGTAAGGCCAATCAGCCGGAGCTGGAGAACTCTTACTAG